In one Silene latifolia isolate original U9 population chromosome 10, ASM4854445v1, whole genome shotgun sequence genomic region, the following are encoded:
- the LOC141606616 gene encoding ribosome-inactivating protein lychnin-like, with translation MKVSSISVWCMILAVIMAAASANPTWSVDYDSGMEYLSFLDSLRKDLGVGPKVCNISVTNAARSSSYVLADLVFAGDVITLAFRASNAYLVGFQDKDSKTKKIRANFFSDEYSALSRNYKSIFKDAVDVSKLPCESSYIDLESKAGSRGTISLGVLSLQTAIKNVYGKDFNAKGENMGKIVAKFALISIQMISEAARFKYIEGQVKDRGMKKSFQLGGNIALLENNWSSLSNQYHNKSRNCTPQDTRFTVDQMKLGLLLYKTRSGLNSDDGHPALAFI, from the coding sequence ATGAAGGTATCGAGTATATCGGTATGGTGCATGATATTGGCAGTGATTATGGCAGCAGCTTCTGCGAATCCGACCTGGAGCGTTGATTATGATTCCGGAATGGAATACTTGTCGTTTTTAGATTCTTTGAGGAAGGATCTCGGCGTTGGACCAAAAGTGTGTAACATATCAGTGACCAACGCAGCCAGATCGTCATCATATGTTTTGGCGGACTTGGTTTTTGCCGGTGACGTCATTACATTAGCCTTCCGAGCTTCAAACGCTTATCTGGTCGGTTTTCAGGACAAGGATTCGAAAACCAAGAAAATACGGGCCAATTTTTTCTCAGACGAGTACAGCGCCTTGAGCCGTAATTATAAGAGTATCTTTAAAGATGCAGTGGATGTATCGAAGCTTCCCTGTGAAAGCAGTTACATTGATCTAGAAAGTAAGGCCGGCAGCCGAGGAACAATAAGTCTAGGGGTTCTTAGTCTTCAAACGGCCATTAAAAATGTTTATGGGAAGGATTTTAATGCTAAAGGTGAGAATATGGGTAAAATTGTAGCAAAGTTTGCTCTAATCTCTATTCAAATGATCTCCGAGGCAGCGCGATTCAAATATATCGAGGGTCAGGTGAAAGATCGTGGAATGAAAAAAAGTTTTCAGCTTGGTGGCAATATCGCACTTTTGGAAAATAATTGGAGTAGTCTCTCTAACCAATatcataataaatctcgtaattGCACACCACAAGATACTAGGTTTACTGTGGATCAAATGAAACTTGGTCTCTTACTGTACAAAACAAGATCCGGCTTAAATTCGGATGATGGTCATCCCGCTCTCGCATTTATCTAA
- the LOC141608735 gene encoding ribosome-inactivating protein lychnin-like encodes MKVSSISEWHMVISLIVAAASASPTRTVDSDYEEYSKFLDSLREELGRGTPKVCNIPATKKANNDKFVLVNLIVPFNRNTITLALRASDAYLVGFQDRDSKNNKLRANFFSDEYKKLHGKYKSIFTDAEILGPTLPCASSYTDLEKKTGVSREKLKLGVSSLQTAISAVYGKDFTTKNVAKFALLSIQIVVEAARFKYIEEQVKNHGMWDSFEAGASITHLENNWSKISEKYHKSCKLEGGDFTEEEMKLGLVLYK; translated from the coding sequence ATGAAGGTGTCTAGCATATCAGAATGGCACATGGTGATATCATTAATTGTGGCAGCAGCTTCTGCAAGCCCGACCCGGACCGTTGATTCTGATTATGAAGAATATTCGAAATTTTTGGATTCCCTAAGGGAAGAACTCGGCCGTGGGACACCaaaagtgtgcaatattccagcGACCAAAAAAGCAAATAATGACAAATTTGTTTTGGTGAACTTAATAGTACCCTTTAATCGGAACACAATTACCTTAGCCTTAAGGGCTTCGGACGCTTACCTTGTCGGTTTTCAAGACCGGGACTCGAAAAACAATAAATTACGGGCCAATTTTTTTTCGGACGAGTACAAAAAATTGCACGGTAAATATAAGAGTATCTTTACGGATGCAGAGATTCTAGGACCGACGCTTCCCTGTGCAAGCAGTTACACTGATCTAGAAAAGAAAACCGGTGTTTCGAGGGAAAAACTAAAACTAGGGGTTAGTAGTCTTCAAACTGCCATTAGTGCGGTTTATGGGAAGGATTTTACGactaaaaatgtagcaaagtttGCTTTACTATCTATTCAAATCGTTGTTGAGGCAGCGCGATTCAAATATATCGAGGAACAGGTGAAAAATCATGGAATGTGGGATTCTTTCGAGGCTGGTGCTAGTATCACACATTTGGAAAATAATTGGAGTAAAATTTCGGAAAaatatcataaatcatgcaaattagAAGGAGGTGATTTTACTGAGGAAGAAATGAAACTTGGTCTCGTCCTGTATAAATGA
- the LOC141608736 gene encoding uncharacterized protein LOC141608736, with amino-acid sequence MTIGDGSSSKIDVTSPYYLGPQDCPGDSITPVRLTLDNFDEWSHEVRLALKSRRKYVFVNGVINEPKAPCTAEDWETIHSMLVSWLSHTITSEVRALLPKFENAKSLWDALHEQFSVVDGSRIQQLKAGLQECRQTDNMSIAVYYGKLCQLWDELDKHQPIIECKCCVSCTSAKHHIERRESDRLHQFLLGLLLTPYSSLRSVILAQTPLPTVAKAFHMLCQEERVRSVDKIPEPISEIASFHVQPTLHPLNKPPSQMTRTERQQLYCNLCKR; translated from the coding sequence ATGACCATTGGTGACGGCTCCAGTTCAAAAATTGATGTTACCTCTCCGTATTACTTAGGTCCTCAAGACTGTCCCGGTGACTCTATCACCCCTGTTCGTCTTACCCTCGATAATTTCGATGAATGGTCACATGAAGTTCGCCTTGCGCTTAAGTCTCGTCGCAAGTATGTCTTTGTTAATGGTGTCATTAACGAACCGAAGGCCCCGTGTACGGCCGAGGATTGGGAAACGATTCATTCTATGCTTGTATCGTGGTTGTCTCATACAATCACATCTGAGGTACGTGCTTTGCTCCCTAAATTTGAGAACGCTAAAAGCTTATGGGATGCTTTACATGAGCAGTTTAGCGTAGTTGATGGGTCACGAATTCAACAACTCAAAGCAGGTCTTCAAGAATGTCGTCAAACTGATAATATGTCAATAGCGGTATATTACGGAAAATTGTGTCAACTATGGGATGAACTTGATAAACATCAGCCGATAATTGAATGTAAGTGTTGCGTCAGTTGTACGAGTGCTAAGCATCACATAGAGCGTCGAGAATCTGATCGTTTGCATCAGTTTCTCCTCGGCCTTCTTCTTACCCCGTATTCCTCCCTCCGCTCTGTCATTCTCGCTCAAACGCCCCTGCCCACCGTGGCTAAGGCATTCCATATGCTCTGTCAGGAAGAGCGAGTCCGTAGTGTCGATAAAATTCCCGAACCCATATCTGAAATTGCTAGTTTTCATGTTCAGCCGACTCTGCATCCTCTTAATAAACCCCCGTCTCAAATGACTCGGACTGAACGTCAACAATTATATTGTAATCTCTGCAAACGTTGA